TCGCCAAGCGCGTCGGCCTGACCTCGCTCGCGATCGAGGACATGTACCAAACCATGGCGATCGCCAACTACGAGGATCGCTTCGTGATCCCGACCGCGCACCGCGAGGTCGACGAGGACGCCTACGACCTGCGTGGCTCGTGCGGCTTCACCTTCGGCAACGGCTGCTCGGGCGGCGAAACCACCACCAACCTGTTCGGCACGCCGAAGAGCGGCAAAACGCGGTTCAAGACCCCAATGGAGGTCGCATGACGACCATCACCTTCAAGGCGCTGTCGGCGCTGCTCAGCTATCCGACCGCAGAGCTGCAACAGGCGATCCCCGAGTTGATCGTTGCCCTCGACGGCGAGGCGCTGATCTCCGGATCGATCCGCCGCCAGCTCGATGGCCTTCTGAACGAGATCGCCACCGGCGATCTCTACGACCTGCAGGAGCGCTACGTGCTGCTGTTCGACCGCACGCGTTCGCTGTCGCTGCATCTGTTCGAGCACGTGCACGGTGAAAGCCGCGACCGCGGTCAGGCCATGATCGATCTGAAGAGCCTGTATGAGAGCAACGGGCTCGAGATCCGTGCTGCCGAGCTGCCGGACTTCGTGCCGTTGTTCCTGGAGTTTCTCTCCACGCAACCGCGCGCCGAAGCCTACGAGCTCTTGGCCCAGCCGGCGCACATCTTCCAGGCGCTGGCGGAGCGGCTGCGCAAGCGCCACTCGGCCTACGAAGCGGTGTTCCGTACCCTGGTGTCGCTTGCGGCGTCAAAGCCCAAGGGCGAGGACGTGTCGGCGCTGCTGGCGCTGCCCGATCCGGACGCCGACGATCTCGAGGCCCTCGACGCCGCGTGGGAGGACGAGCCGGTGAATTTCGGCCCGAACGCCACGAGCTGCAAGGACGGCATCGTCGCAAAAATCAGAGCGGGCCGCAGGCCTGCTCCGGGTGTCGCCACGGCGGCATCCCGCCCAGTCATCTCGCATTCCTGAGGTCGCCAACATGCGCGAGACGCTGAATTACATCGTGTTCGGCTGGTATCCCTACCTCTGCCTGACCGTGTTCCTGGTCGGCAGCCTCGTTCGCTTCGACCGCGAGCAATACACGTGGCGCAGCGGATCGAGCCAGCTGTTGCGCCGCCGCCAGCTGATGTGGGGCTCGAACCTGTTCCACGTCGGCATCCTGATCATCTTCATGGGACATGCCGCCGGTCTTCTGACGCCGATCTGGGTGTTCGACGCGCTCAGCATCTCGCACACCTTCAAGCAATGGCTGGCAATCGTGGTCGGCGGCGTCGCCGGCGTGATGTGCTTCATCGGCACCACGCTGCTGGTGCATCGCCGGTTGTGCGACTCGCGCATCTTCAAGACGTCGTCGTTCGGCGACATCGCGATCCTGCTGCTGCTCTATGTGCAGCTCACACTTGGGTTGTCGACGATCTTCGTCTCGCTCGGCCATCTCGACGGCCACGAGATGGTGAAGTTCATGAACTGGGCCCAGGGCATCCTGACGTTGCAGCCCGGCGCATCCGCGCTCGTCGCCGACGTGCATCCGATCTTCAAGCTGCACCTGTTCCTCGGCATGACGATCTTCCTGGTGTTCCCGTTCACGCGCCTGGTGCACGTCTTCAGCGCGCCGGTCTGGTATCTCGGCCGCCGCGGTTATCAGGTGGTGCGGACCAGGCGGCCGCTGGCGTTGCGCCGTGCGGCGCGTGGTGCCGGCACCGAGCCGGAGCTTGCGCCGGCGCGACGGCTCGCCGGCCGTCCCAGCCTGAGGCCAGCGGAGTAGTGCCATGACGCTCGTGATCGACAACACCGGGAACAGCGGCCCTCCCAAGCCCGCAGCGGTCCGACCCGCTCCTTCGGCTCCGCCGCTGGTCAGCGTCAACGGTGTCGTGATTTCACGCGACGCCATTGCGCGGGAAATCCAGAACCATCCGGCGGACAAGCCGCTCGCCGCCTGGCAGAGCGCTGCGCGAGCGC
The Rhodoplanes sp. Z2-YC6860 genome window above contains:
- the narJ gene encoding nitrate reductase molybdenum cofactor assembly chaperone, producing MTTITFKALSALLSYPTAELQQAIPELIVALDGEALISGSIRRQLDGLLNEIATGDLYDLQERYVLLFDRTRSLSLHLFEHVHGESRDRGQAMIDLKSLYESNGLEIRAAELPDFVPLFLEFLSTQPRAEAYELLAQPAHIFQALAERLRKRHSAYEAVFRTLVSLAASKPKGEDVSALLALPDPDADDLEALDAAWEDEPVNFGPNATSCKDGIVAKIRAGRRPAPGVATAASRPVISHS
- the narI gene encoding respiratory nitrate reductase subunit gamma, whose product is MRETLNYIVFGWYPYLCLTVFLVGSLVRFDREQYTWRSGSSQLLRRRQLMWGSNLFHVGILIIFMGHAAGLLTPIWVFDALSISHTFKQWLAIVVGGVAGVMCFIGTTLLVHRRLCDSRIFKTSSFGDIAILLLLYVQLTLGLSTIFVSLGHLDGHEMVKFMNWAQGILTLQPGASALVADVHPIFKLHLFLGMTIFLVFPFTRLVHVFSAPVWYLGRRGYQVVRTRRPLALRRAARGAGTEPELAPARRLAGRPSLRPAE